From the Halomonas sp. MCCC 1A13316 genome, the window GGTGCTCGAGAAACTGCCCTATATCGTGGTGGTGATCGACGAATTCGCCGACATGTTCATGATCGTCGGCAAGAAGGTAGAGGAGCTGATCGCGCGCCTGGCACAGAAGGCCCGTGCGGCCGGTATCCACCTGATCCTGGCGACCCAACGGCCCTCGGTGGACGTGGTCACCGGCTTGATCAAGGCCAATATTCCCACGCGTATGGCCTTCCAGGTCTCGTCCAAGGTCGATTCACGCACCATTCTCGACCAGGGGGGCGCCGAAAATCTGCTGGGTCACGGTGACATGCTCTACCTTCCGGCCGGCTCAGGGTTGCCGACCCGTGTACACGGTGCTTTCGTCGATGATGACGAAGTGCACCGGGTGGTCGAGGACTGGAAGCGTCGTGGGGAACCGGAGTACATCGACGAGATCCTTGCCGGTGGCGTCTCGGCCGAGGCCTTGACCGGGCTCGAGGCCGACGGCAGCGAGGGTGGCGGCGATGCCGAGCAGGATGCGCTCTACGACGAGGCGGTACAGTTCGTCACCGAAAGCCGGCGTGCCTCCATCTCGGCAGTGCAGCGCCGCTTCAAGATTGGTTACAACCGTGCCGCACGCCTTGTGGAAGCCATGGAGGCGGCCGGTGTGGTCTCCTCGATGGGAACCAACGGCGGCCGCGAGGTGCTGGCGCCGCCGCCGGTAGGACACTGATTCCCGGCGTCGCCGTCGGGCGACAATCATGCATGAATCATGAAAGCGCCGGCGGGCATGCAACCCGCCGGCACGCAGCGAGTCCGAGAGACAGGAGTCATTCAGGACCCGCCCAGGGAGAGACAAGATGAGCATGAAGAAGACCCTAGCTGCACTGGCCCTGACCGCCATGCCGGCCGTCGCCTTGGCCAATGAAGGTGCCGAGCGCCTGGCCAGCATGCTGGAGCCGTTGGAAACCGTCGAAGCGAGCTTCGAACAGCTAATACTCGATGGCAGCGGCGAGCGCCTGCAACAGGCCAACGGCCGTATGTGGCTGTCGCGTCCAGGCAAGTTCCGCTGGGAGGTCGACGCCCCCTACCAGCAAGAAGTGGTTTCCGACGGCAGCGAGGTCTATCTCTACGATCCCGACCTGGAACAGGTCACCGTGCAGGCGCTCGATGAACGCGTGACCCATACGCCAGCGCTTCTTCTCTCGGGCAGTGCCGGCGAGCTGACCCAGAGCTACGAGGTATCGCGTCAGCAGCAGGGCGGCAGCGAAACCTTCCGTCTGGTGCCGAAATCGCCCGACACCTTGTTCGAAGAGCTGCAGATGACCTTCAGCGGCGAACGGCTCGCGGCGCTGCAGATGATCGACAGCACCGGCCAGGAGACCGTCATCGAGTTCAGCGACGTGCGTACCAATCATGCCATCGACGATCGCCGCTTTGCGTTCGAAATTCCCGAAGGGACAGACGTCATCCGTGACGCGCACTGAAACCTGTCGTACCCGCTAGCGCCGCCCTCGAGGCGGCGCTTTCGTCTCTACTCGCCTTCACTCCGATCGGCGCGGGCATCCAGCTCGGCGCGCCAGGCCATTAGCTGGGCGTAGCGCTTCTCCTGGCCATGCTCGCTGGGCAGGTAGAAGGCCTCGTGTGGCAGGCCTTCGGGCCAGCAGTCGTGCGCGCTGCCCGCCGGGTAACCCTCCGGCTCATTGTGGGCGTAGCGATAGCCGCTACCGTGGCCAAGCGACTCCATCAACTTGGTTGGGGCGTTGCGCAGGTAGGTAGGCACCTCCAGGCGCGGCTGGGAGGTGGCAAACGCCTTGGCCCGCTTCCATGCCTGGTCGATGGCATTGCTCTTGGGCGCGATGGAGAGATGAATGGCAGCGTGGGCGATGGCGCGCTGGCCCTCGTAGTCGCCCAGGCGCAGGTAGGCGTCCCAGGCCGCCATAACCAGCGGCAGGGCGCGCGGGTCGGCGTTGCCGACGTCCTCGGAGGCAATCGCCGCCAGGCGGCGCACCACGTCGAGCGGGTCGCCGCCGCCCTGGATGAAGCGGGCGATATAGAGCAGGGCTGCATCCTGGCGCGACGAGCGCACCGACTTGTGGATTGCCGAAAGCAGGTCGTAGTAATAATCGCCCTGCTTGTCGAAGGCGCTGGCCTGATGACCGAGCGCGGCATCCAGCGCTTCGCGCGGCAGCCGCTCGCGATCGTCCTCGGGTACGGTGAAGTCGCAGGCGGTCTCCAGCATGCCCAGAGCGCGGCGAGCGTCGCCGGCGGCCGCACGGGCCAGCATTCCCAGCACCTCGTCTTCGACAACGATGTTGCGCTCGCCCAGGCCGCGTTCCCGGTCATTGAGGGCGTGTCGCATCACTTCGATGAGCTCGTCATCGTCGAGCGCAGTGAGCACGTACACACGGGCACGCGAGAGCAGGGCGGAATTGACCTCGAAGGAGGGGTTTTCGGTAGTGGCGCCGATCAGCGTCAGCAGGCCCGACTCCACGTGGGGCAGCAGGGCGTCCTGCTGGCTCTTGTTGAGCCGGTGGATCTCGTCGAGGAACAGCAAGGTGGCGCGCCCCTGGGCCTGCATGGCGCGGGCCCGCTCCACCGCGGCGCGTATCTCCTTGACGCCTGCCATCACCGCAGACAATCGCTCCAGGTGGGTGCCGGAGTGGTCGGCGAGGATCTCGGCCAGCGTTGTCTTGCCGGTGCCGGGCGGCCCCCACAGGATCATCGAGCGCACGCTGCCGGTTTCGGCCATGCGCCGCAGCGGTTTACCCGGCCCGACCAGGGCCTGTTGGCCCACATAGTCGTCGAACCGCCGCGGGCGCATGCGAAACGCCAGCGGTGCGGAATCGTCGGGCACCTGGCCGAAAAGATCCATGAAGCGTTCTCCTTGTACTGCCCGGCAACGCCGAGATATGGGGTTCGCAGATACTCGAGGCTGGCAATACGACCTTAGGCGATGTGCGGGATCGAGCCAAAGGGTCTAGGGTTGAGATTGCATCCTGCCATTGCGTGTCTTGAAAGCGACGAGTCCGTAGCCTGATAGCGACAAGACTGAACCTGCTTCTGTCCCGTGAATCCAAACCTTATTACCCGCTCATCGTTAGAGGAGGCCTCGACATGCCCATGCTGACCCAGTTGCGTCAGGATCATGCCAATATGGCGCGCATGTTGCACGTTCTTCAGCTCAAGCAAAAGGCCCTGGTCGCAGGCGAGCGCCCCAATTTCCAGCTGGTTCGTGAGGTTGTCGATTACATACTCGACTATATGGAGGAGTTTACCGTGCCGCTGGAGCGTGTCTGCACGGAGCGGCTGCAGGCCTTGGCCCCTGAGACCCGAGACCTGACGGAGAAGCTCTCTAGCGACTACAAAGCCCTGCGTCAGCGCCTGATGCGGCTTTCCACCGATATCGACATGATCCTGATGGATGCTGTAGTCCCCATGGATCGCTTCGCCGAGGATCTCAGGGCCTATCTCGATGCGCATCGCGCCTATCTGCGCGACGAGCGCGAACTGCTCTTCCCGCTGATTCGCCAGCATTTCAACGACAGCGACCTCGAACTTCTGGCTCAAACGCTTCCTGAAGGGGCCGCCGCCAAGCTGGAACGGTTGCAGCAGGCTTATCCAGAGCTCTACGCCGAACTGCGAGAAACAGCGGAACCGGCGGCTTGACAGCGAAGCGCCGATCCTGACCGGTGAACCTAGGCTTCTGCTCGCTCGGCATGCTGCTAGAATAGGCCTTTTCTAGTAGCAGCCGAGCGATTTCCATGAGCTTCGTTTTGCCATGCCCGGCCCGATACTGATCTTCGATTCAGGCGTCGGCGGTCTGTCAGTCGTTCCCCCGCTCAGGCATCGTCTGCCCGATGCCGCGCTGGTGTATGCCTGTGACAATGCCATGTTGCCTTACGGCACGCGTCCCGATGGCTGGCTGGTGGAGCGCATTCTCGCGGTGTGCGAAGCTGCGGTGGCCGCCAGCGGTTGTTGTGTGCTGGTGGTGGCATGCAACACTGCCAGTACACTGGCGCTGGGTGCCCTGCGCGCCCAGTTGACGGTGCCGGTGGTCGGCACGGTGCCGGCGATCAAGCCTGCTGCCGCCATGAGCGCTAGTCGCCATATCGGCCTGCTGGCGACCAGTGCCACCGTGATGCGGCCTTATACCGACCGCCTGATCGAGGCGTTTGCCGCCGATTGCCGGGTCACTCGGGTGGCCGCCGACCCCTTGGTGCGCGAGGCCGAACGTCTGCTCGCCGGGGGCGAGCCGGACCGGGCCGTTATCCGCGCCGTCATGCAGCCTCTGAGCAGTGAGCCCGACCTCGATACCGTGGTGCTTGGCTGCACTCACTTTCCGCTGCTCGGAGAACGGCTCGTCGCTGCGTTCC encodes:
- the lolA gene encoding outer membrane lipoprotein chaperone LolA, whose product is MSMKKTLAALALTAMPAVALANEGAERLASMLEPLETVEASFEQLILDGSGERLQQANGRMWLSRPGKFRWEVDAPYQQEVVSDGSEVYLYDPDLEQVTVQALDERVTHTPALLLSGSAGELTQSYEVSRQQQGGSETFRLVPKSPDTLFEELQMTFSGERLAALQMIDSTGQETVIEFSDVRTNHAIDDRRFAFEIPEGTDVIRDAH
- a CDS encoding replication-associated recombination protein A — its product is MDLFGQVPDDSAPLAFRMRPRRFDDYVGQQALVGPGKPLRRMAETGSVRSMILWGPPGTGKTTLAEILADHSGTHLERLSAVMAGVKEIRAAVERARAMQAQGRATLLFLDEIHRLNKSQQDALLPHVESGLLTLIGATTENPSFEVNSALLSRARVYVLTALDDDELIEVMRHALNDRERGLGERNIVVEDEVLGMLARAAAGDARRALGMLETACDFTVPEDDRERLPREALDAALGHQASAFDKQGDYYYDLLSAIHKSVRSSRQDAALLYIARFIQGGGDPLDVVRRLAAIASEDVGNADPRALPLVMAAWDAYLRLGDYEGQRAIAHAAIHLSIAPKSNAIDQAWKRAKAFATSQPRLEVPTYLRNAPTKLMESLGHGSGYRYAHNEPEGYPAGSAHDCWPEGLPHEAFYLPSEHGQEKRYAQLMAWRAELDARADRSEGE
- a CDS encoding hemerythrin domain-containing protein, whose translation is MLTQLRQDHANMARMLHVLQLKQKALVAGERPNFQLVREVVDYILDYMEEFTVPLERVCTERLQALAPETRDLTEKLSSDYKALRQRLMRLSTDIDMILMDAVVPMDRFAEDLRAYLDAHRAYLRDERELLFPLIRQHFNDSDLELLAQTLPEGAAAKLERLQQAYPELYAELRETAEPAA
- the murI gene encoding glutamate racemase, with the translated sequence MPGPILIFDSGVGGLSVVPPLRHRLPDAALVYACDNAMLPYGTRPDGWLVERILAVCEAAVAASGCCVLVVACNTASTLALGALRAQLTVPVVGTVPAIKPAAAMSASRHIGLLATSATVMRPYTDRLIEAFAADCRVTRVAADPLVREAERLLAGGEPDRAVIRAVMQPLSSEPDLDTVVLGCTHFPLLGERLVAAFPRPIRLVDSSDAIARRTVQVASSPVSRMGRDQSLATAPDAGLARAMATFGFDEPSLLIVG